A single window of Polyodon spathula isolate WHYD16114869_AA chromosome 2, ASM1765450v1, whole genome shotgun sequence DNA harbors:
- the LOC121327842 gene encoding centlein-like — protein sequence MTDQQQEINNHVQRKIAVDEENGLMKKELANLKQQLEDKNHELKDVKVQTKKKEYERRLVVRNVEEERKGLNTRCSDLLSDLEKVQKQAAHWKEEKSGIESKVQAKRKKKV from the exons a TGACAGACCAgcagcaggaaataaacaaccaTGTTCAGCGAAAGATAGCAGTAGATGAAGAAAACGGTTTAATGAAGAAAGAGCTGGCTAATTTGAAGCAACAATTGGAGGATAAAAATCATGAACTTAAG GATGTTAAGGTGCAAACCAAGAAGAAAGAATACGAACGCCGACTTGTTGTGAGGAATGTGGAGGAGGAAAGGAAAGGATTAAACACACGCTGCTCTGACCTGCTAAGTGACCTGGAGAAAGTGCAGAAGCAGGCAGCCCATTGGAAAGAGGAGAAATCTGGCATTGAGTCAAAAGTACAGGCAAAACGAAAGAAGAAAGTGTAA